From Brevibacillus marinus, a single genomic window includes:
- a CDS encoding FadR/GntR family transcriptional regulator, protein MVDQIFTGVRNERLYEKIVEQIRGLIQAGKLKPGDRLPGERELAESLGCSRTSLREAFRVLESEGLIVSKPGGGRFIQQVDHNLVMEYRFNPVDLLEKTAIIYFLEARETLEPKIAELASKRATAENIAKMEQVLLKMEEQLKYPEEKVDADSSFHLALAEATQNFVFVSMMETNLNMVRRIRMQTLTSRERYLQSLAEHRAIFAAVKNGEAAEAAEAMRHHLQMLRENVLKNYIDRA, encoded by the coding sequence ATGGTTGATCAAATCTTTACGGGAGTACGCAACGAAAGGTTATACGAAAAGATTGTCGAACAAATTCGCGGACTGATCCAAGCGGGAAAACTAAAACCAGGTGACCGCCTGCCGGGGGAGCGCGAATTGGCCGAATCGTTGGGATGCAGCCGAACTTCTTTGCGGGAAGCGTTTCGCGTGTTGGAGTCAGAAGGACTGATCGTTTCCAAACCGGGTGGCGGAAGATTTATTCAGCAAGTGGATCATAATCTGGTGATGGAATACCGCTTCAATCCGGTGGATTTGCTGGAAAAGACAGCGATCATCTACTTCCTGGAAGCGAGGGAGACGCTGGAACCGAAGATCGCCGAGTTGGCCAGCAAGCGGGCAACTGCGGAAAACATCGCGAAGATGGAGCAGGTCCTGTTAAAGATGGAAGAGCAGTTGAAATACCCGGAAGAAAAAGTGGACGCGGATTCCAGCTTTCATTTGGCTTTGGCTGAGGCTACCCAGAACTTTGTGTTCGTCTCGATGATGGAAACCAATTTGAATATGGTTCGCCGGATTCGCATGCAAACGCTCACTTCGCGGGAACGGTATCTCCAGTCGTTGGCCGAGCATCGGGCCATTTTTGCAGCGGTGAAGAACGGGGAGGCTGCGGAGGCGGCTGAAGCGATGCGGCATCATCTGCAGATGCTGCGGGAAAATGTGCTGAAAAATTACATAGATCGAGCATAA
- a CDS encoding DUF3905 domain-containing protein — MLTDKDVAIDGTLPHQISAPDYKRADREMEKPFVNEFGVVIGDSFYDSPESPLNQWSTETDPAVMAGDRWVHPTNDIGWNRPENRELLENRRPNGVPFMHPTKDVSYRKD; from the coding sequence GTGCTCACGGACAAAGACGTCGCCATCGACGGAACCTTGCCGCACCAAATCAGCGCTCCCGACTACAAGCGGGCTGACCGCGAGATGGAAAAACCGTTCGTGAATGAATTCGGCGTCGTCATTGGCGACAGTTTCTACGACTCGCCGGAATCGCCGCTCAACCAGTGGAGTACCGAGACCGACCCGGCGGTGATGGCAGGAGACCGCTGGGTGCATCCCACCAACGACATCGGCTGGAACAGACCGGAAAACCGCGAGCTGCTGGAAAATCGGCGGCCAAATGGGGTACCCTTCATGCACCCGACGAAGGATGTCAGTTACCGCAAAGATTAG
- a CDS encoding site-2 protease family protein gives MKQSTRNRSILLAVGAFLLSNLKWLWGLLKFSKFGGTLLSMAISLGFYAVYFGWKFAVALIYLIFVHEMGHLVAAKMKGIRTSPAIFIPFVGAFISMKEMPRDARTEAFMAYGGPFAGLLSFLPAVVLYWLTGDPFWGMMIFLGALLNLFNLMPVSPFDGGRIVSVLSSKVWLIGLVLMGVFLFVTPSPMMFLIFLLGLFTWWTRVREGYAKRILAYEKEKLLELIAELQRWANSWSMAERRAQLFAELQHLQDAREAKRFYLPFLQDDQRFERDRKQLDLQFAERKWDLLQQWERSPTLYEDGDPNRPLPSPLLTAESEKARKRLQEVEEQLHRLHTYYESSAATKWKVLAAYLALALVLSLFLLYGNGIMEQHQQLLRNR, from the coding sequence ATGAAGCAGTCGACGCGAAACCGGTCCATTTTACTGGCAGTTGGTGCGTTTCTGCTCTCCAACCTGAAGTGGTTGTGGGGGCTGCTGAAATTTTCAAAATTCGGCGGCACACTGCTTTCCATGGCGATCAGCCTTGGCTTTTACGCCGTCTACTTCGGCTGGAAATTCGCGGTCGCCCTGATTTATCTCATCTTCGTGCACGAGATGGGGCATCTGGTTGCCGCCAAAATGAAGGGCATTCGCACCTCGCCGGCGATCTTTATCCCGTTTGTCGGAGCGTTTATCTCGATGAAAGAGATGCCGCGCGACGCCCGGACGGAAGCATTTATGGCGTATGGCGGCCCATTTGCCGGGCTTCTCTCGTTTTTGCCGGCGGTTGTGCTCTATTGGCTGACGGGTGACCCGTTTTGGGGAATGATGATCTTTCTCGGGGCGCTGCTCAATTTGTTTAACCTGATGCCTGTGTCGCCGTTTGACGGCGGGCGAATCGTGTCCGTGCTGTCGAGCAAGGTATGGCTGATCGGCTTGGTGCTGATGGGCGTCTTCCTCTTTGTTACGCCGTCGCCGATGATGTTTCTGATCTTCCTCTTGGGCCTGTTCACCTGGTGGACGCGCGTTCGCGAAGGATACGCCAAGCGAATCTTGGCGTACGAAAAAGAAAAGCTGCTGGAGCTGATCGCAGAACTGCAGCGGTGGGCCAACAGTTGGTCGATGGCCGAACGGCGCGCGCAGCTGTTCGCGGAGCTCCAGCATTTGCAGGATGCCCGGGAAGCGAAGCGCTTTTACCTGCCATTCCTGCAGGATGACCAACGGTTTGAACGGGACCGCAAACAGCTGGACCTCCAGTTTGCCGAGCGGAAGTGGGATCTGCTGCAGCAGTGGGAACGCTCCCCCACCCTGTACGAAGATGGCGATCCCAACCGGCCGCTTCCTTCGCCGCTGCTGACCGCGGAAAGCGAAAAAGCGCGCAAACGACTGCAGGAGGTAGAAGAACAGCTGCATCGCTTGCACACGTACTACGAATCGTCTGCGGCCACCAAGTGGAAGGTGCTCGCCGCCTACCTCGCCTTGGCCCTTGTGCTCTCCCTCTTCCTGCTCTACGGCAACGGAATCATGGAGCAGCACCAGCAGCTCTTGCGGAACCGGTAA